One Nicotiana tabacum cultivar K326 chromosome 23, ASM71507v2, whole genome shotgun sequence genomic window, CCTAAATCATATATTTCTCCTTCTATCTTTTCGATTTCTTAATTATTTCTTGCTTTTTTTTCCCTCCTTCTATCTTTTCTATTTACATGACCAAGTTGTAATAGAAAGAATTGGTGTTTGACTCACCAATCGTTCATCCTATCTTATTTTCGCGGAACCTACTACTTAAAATACATCTCTTGCGATTTTTATTTCTCAAATGTATCCTTCTTAAAACACATGATCAGAAACTAAGATATTCACAATTCTTTATCAATTTTTTGGAAATGATCCCGTTTCCATGCTCGTACGAGAGCATGAGAAGTGGATCACAAAGAGGTTGGCACGAAATGATTCGTCATGCTCAAAATAATATTGGCAGATTGTTCGTTCGAATATATTATGTACTCCCTCCGGTCAAAATAAAGTGTATAATTTACCATGTTAcctatattaattgatgcatattttattggatttgagaaaatgatttgaaatggtAATAAATACTATGGGTAAAACAGGAAAAAATTTATTGTCTTCTTTTGATATGCATAAAGtaccaagtaaaagtgaacatctatttttagtatacatgtcAAGTAAAAGTGACCGGAGGGAGTATAAGGTATGCCATCATAAATTAAAATATCTTTATTGTTATAAAGTATAAAGAACTCGAAGATTGTTTTTAGATAATCTTATTCAAGTGTGTCTTTCGAACTAAGATTACCCGATTTACAGAGTGTTAAATTCACTCTGAAAGTCACATGACTTAAATAAACATTTAATAAGTACATGTATCATCTACCTAGTTTATTGTATTCGAATAAGAATGTATAAGAATACTTTATGGACATCCATTATTTTAGTTCAATGTATTCATATTTAACATTTGATTACATTATTGTGCGAAAAAAATGTGGAAATTAAATATGCGAGGCTTTGGTTCGAGATAGAAGATACATCCTTTACCAATCAAAAAGAGAACATACAGTTGAGAAGAGGGAGAGAGCTAGAAAACAGTACCATATGTTAGCTTAATTACTTAAAAACAAGGATGAGTTTACATATATATAGTTTAGCTCCAAAATATGAAGCATTAATACTAAAACAATTAATATTTCTTTCCCCACCCAACCCCacaattttcttttctcattttcttaattttttttttttttggggggagcGGGGGGCGGGGAGTTTTAGATTTCCATTAATTTTCCCCCAAGAATTAATCATTGACAAGAAACAGTCATCGGCCGGCATTATGCAAGCTCTTGATTTTTGTCCACAACCCTCACTTCTTTTGCAGATCTAAGAACGTCGGCCTGCAATCATGAAATGCAATTAATGTTAACAATAAAAAAGAAGTACTCAAAACTTATGTTGCTACGACTCTCTAAAAATGTTGTCGCATCCGTATCGGATAAAAAATATACTAATTCTTGAAAGATCCGACGACACGCACCCGACGATATttatttttaagtgttgaagAGTGCAAGTAACATAActcaaaatatataaatatatatattttaagaaagaagaagaagaagaaagctgTTATTAAACAAACCTGATCATCAGTGATTTCAACTGCAAAGCCATCAACAATAACCAAAGACAATCTCTTTTTATAGCTCCCTGGCTCAAAGGTATTTGCTAACAGCTCATCATGTTTCTTGCTTATGTACAGATCCAGCTCATAGCTTCCCTTCTTTTTTCTATCATTATATAAAACCAAGAAT contains:
- the LOC107810023 gene encoding subtilisin-like protease SBT2.5, which produces MARGETELYFVFMNYDPEYERLLSKRKKKGSYELDLYISKKHDELLANTFEPGSYKKRLSLVIVDGFAVEITDDQADVLRSAKEVRVVDKNQELA